Sequence from the Halodesulfovibrio aestuarii DSM 17919 = ATCC 29578 genome:
GTGGGTGCCTTTGTAGCCGGTGCTTGCTCGTTCAATAATTTTTGATGGGTCACGTTCGTGCGCGACAGAGAGCATCAAATCCAGAAACGGTGTGATATCCAGTGAGTTTAGTTTTGTCTGAAGTCTGTTGTAGCTTTTAGGCTTTTTCTTTTGCAGCTTCGGCTGAATATCAGGCGTAGAAGGCAGAGGGAAAGTCTCCTTCTTGGCATCTTCTGGCAATGGGAAATCACTGATGGTAACATCTCGTCCGGAAAAGGTTGTGCTGAAAACTCGTCCTGTGGTTTTTTCAGTACCCAGTCCGTCTGAATCGTCATGCAACTTGCTGTTTGATTGTGGCATTATTTTTCCTCGCTCCATTATTTCGTTACGAAAATTCGTAAACAACGAAATTTCGTAACGTAGTGATCTCTGTGCGTCAATATAAAAGTGTTGGTATCCGCTTTGTTGCAGTGAATGGCGTTCTTGGCACAGGATGTGCTAATAGAAAATAAAAGAACGGTTATACCGCTCTTTTCGGTGTCAAGTCCGTGTGGTCCCTCGCTTCACGGAAATGATTCAGTCGCTTCATTTTTGACAAAAGCCCAGTGTTCCCCTCACTGGGCTTTTGTCGTTCTTACGGCTTTTTTTAACAACAAGATGTGTTGAGATAGGTCTTCCAGTCTTGCAGTGCGCTGATGAGCGTCTTCCATTCTTCAGGGGATTTAACCTGCATACGAATAAATCCCTTTTCAGTTCCCGGAATATTGTCGCAGAGGCGAATAAGAATGCTTCGTGCGAGCAGAAATTCATAGAGCGTTGCACCATGCTCCGGATTTTTTAGTTGGCAAAAAAGAAAGTTAACTCCGGAAAAAATGCAGCTTGGATTAAACACATCTGTTGTCCGTATTTTTTCTGTAAACATTGCACGGTAGATTCGCATCTGCGGCAGACGTGCGCGGTATTGTTCAATGTGTTGCAAGAAATTAATTCCGGCCTTTTGGGCAGATGCTGTAACAGTCCAAGGCATTTTGCCCTGTTTTAGTTCAGTGACGGTGTCTGTATCGCTTATTGCATAGCCAAGGCGGACACCTGTGCAGTAGAAAAATTTAGTGAAGCTGTGCATTGTGATGATTCGTGTGCCATGGTTGCACCATTTTCTATATTGAGCCGTATGTGTGGCATTATATTCCGGTTCGCCATACAAAAATTCCCGATACGTGGAATCTATCAATATACATGGACTGTGGATTGCTTGAATAATTTCCTGCATGTTCGGATAAGTGATGGTAGCAGGGTTGTTGGGTGAACAAAGCACTACGAGATCATATTTATCGGATTTGGCAAATTCTGCGGGAGTCGGTATAAAACCGGTATTTGATGAGCAGGTGAGTACATCATAGTTATCAGCAAAAATGGAACAGGCTCTTGCATATTCCGAAAACATGGGGCCAACGAGCAATACTTTTTTTGGTTTGAGTTGCTGGAACGTTAAGAATATTGTTTCAGTTGAGCCATGCCCGACAACGATTTCCTGCGTTGAAACAGATTCGTGTTCTGCGATTGCTGCTGTGAGTTCAGAGGCCCATGTGTCCGGATAGTGGTTGTAGTCACTGTAGCTACCATGCATATTGGAAAAAAGAATTTCTTCTGTTATATCATGGCATAGTGAGTTTGCATTACTGGAAAAGTCCGTAATGTTGTCAGGTGCCGAACCTGTTTCGCGAGCAATGCGAAAAACTTCACCCCCGTGAGCGCCGTGCTGCTTGTATGCTTGGGTAACTGTCATGATGGTAAAAACTCTCCATGTATGCGGTAGTGCCTTGTTACATCCATTGTAGCAAGGGCTTTGGGTATACGTTAAGTGCGTTTCTTTTAAAAGAGGCAGCAGCACGCGGCTGGTGGTATAACTACACTTTGCCAATCAGATAGATTTATGGCAGAGTTGGTCGCTCTTTAACTTCTGTTTTTTTGATGTCACCATAGAGGATTGCATGTCATCAAGACGTATACTTTTTCTTGCACCGGCAACTTCGATTACTCGTATTTTCCCCCAGCTTAAAGACGCAGGTTTTGAAGTCGGGCTTGCGGAAAATTATAAGGGCGCCCTCGCATTTATTGCGAAGTCTCGTCCTGATGTAATTTTTTCGCGTCCTTCGCTGTCCGGTTATTCAGTGGAAGAATTGCTTACTGCTGCCGAAGCAGACGCAGACTTCCCATCTATTGTTGTGTTTTCTGATAAAGGAAATGCGAGCGAAGCTGAAAAATTTCTTCAAATGGGTGCACACGACTATTGGCTTGAACCGCTACTTTTTGAGAAAATATGTGCGGTAGTACCTGAAGAGGGGAAAAAGCCAAAAGCTGTTCCACCAACTTCTACTCTTGGCGGACATAAGGCTGTTATTCCAGCAACAGAAAAAGGACCGAAGATTATCGGTTCTAACCGCGCTATGCAGCGGGTTCTGGCACTGGCACGACAGGTTGCACCATCAAAAGCGACCGTTTTAATCTCCGGCGAGTCCGGAACCGGTAAAGAAATGTTCTCCCGTTATCTGCATGCCCATTCTGATCGTGCGGATAATCCTTTTGTCGCTGTGAACTGCGCTGCATTACCGGAGCATTTGTTGGAAAGCGAACTTTTCGGGCATGAAAAGGGTTCGTTTACAGGTGCGATTTCACGAAAACTGGGCAAATTTGAATTGGCGCATACCGGCACAATTCTTCTGGATGAAATTTCTGAAATGGACTTGGCGTTGCAGGCTAAACTGCTACGTGTCCTTCAAGAAGGTGAGTTGGACCGTGTTGGCGGTACCGAGACTATAAAAGTCAATGTCAGGGTTCTCGCAACAACGAACCGTAACCTTGAAGAATGGGTTAAGGAAGGACAGTTCCGCCAAGATTTATATTTCAGACTTAATGTTATTCCATTAAAACTTCCGGCACTTGCAGAACGTGGCGACGACGTGATTGAACTCGCACACTTCTTTATCGACATGTACACAAAGGAATACGCGCTTCCACCTGCTCAGGTATCTGAAGAAGCGATTTCCTGGTTGTCTACCTACAATTGGCCGGGTAACGTTCGTGAATTACAAAACCTTATGGAACGTGCTGTGTTACTTGCTGGCGGCAACGTTATTGAGCCATGTCATTTCTTGCTTGACCCGGATAACTGGCCGCTTTTTGAAGAAGACGAGGCAGAAGAAGGTATCGATACGAGCTCGGATTCTGATGCGTGTAGCGGTGATTGCAGTAATTTCAGCGGCAGTGTAATTCCTATTCATGAGATGGAACGTATACTTATTTTGAAAGGCTTGGAGCAGACATCGGGCAACCGTACGCAGGCAGCAGACCTGCTCGGGATTTCTGTTCGAACCTTGCGAAATAAGTTGAACGAGTACCGTAGCCAGGGGATGGATATTCCCTAGGCTCAGAGCGCACACTCAATCGTATTGACAGGGGATGGATTCGTTGTTCTTCGCAGAAAGGGGTGCATCTATACCAGTGAACTGGTGTGATGCAGCATGTTGTATGTGATCAACAATATAGTTTGAACAATGAGTAGAAAACTACTCGTAGCGAAAGAGGAACAAGGGATGCCACAGAACGTAACGCAAAAAATAATTTCCGGACATCTGGTCTCCGGAATCATGAGTGCCGGCAGCGAAATAGAGCTGCGTATTGATCAGACTCTTACGCAGGATGCCACAGGAACAATGGCATGCTTGCAGTTTGAAGCTTTAGGTGTAGATCGTGTTAAGACAGATTTGTCTGTAAGCTACGTTGATCACAATACATTGCAGATGGGCTTCAGAAACCCTGACGATCATCGTTATCTTAAAACGGTTGCAGAAAAGTACGGCATTGTGTTTTCTCCTGCCGGTACTGGCATCTGTCATCAGCTTCATCTTGAAAATTTTGGTAAGCCGGGGGCAACTCTGGTTGGTTCTGATAGTCATACCCCGACTGCAGGCGGCTTAGGCTCCCTTGCTATGGGGGCAGGCGGCTTGTCTGTTGCGTTGGCAATGGCTGGCGAACCGTACACTATTAGCATGCCACAGGTTGTTCGTGTCTACTTGGAAGGCGAACTTACTGGTTGGGCGTCTGCTAAAGATGTTATTTTGCACTTATTAGGTATGCTCACTGTAAAGGGTGGTGTAGGTAAAGTTTTTGAATTTGCCGGCCCTGGTGTAGCTTCCCTTTCTGTGCCTGAACGTGCTGTCATTACTAATATGGGAGCAGAGCTCGGTGCGACTACCTCACTCTTCCCGAGTGATGAAAATACCCGTGAATTTTTGACCCGCATGGGACGTCCACAAGACTGGACAGAGCTTGTTGCGGATGAAGGTGCAGAGTACGACGAAGAAATTCGCATTACACTCAATGACCTTGAACCGCTTGCAGCGAAGCCGCATATGCCTGATCAGGTTGTTACCGTTGCCAGTCTTGCTGGCACTAAAGTTAATCAGGTTGCTATCGGTTCCTGTACAAACTCTTCCTATGCAGACCTTGCCTCTGTGGCAAACTTGTTTGCAGGTAAGCACGTTAAGTTTGAAACGGATACTCTGGTCAGCCCGGGTTCTAAGCAGGTGTTGAAAATGCTTGCCAGCGAGGGGCTGCTTGAAAATATTATTGATTCCGGTGCTCGTCTTTTAGAGTGTTCATGCGGACCGTGCATTGGCATGGGTGGTTCTCCGGTTTCTGAAGGTGTGTCTGTACGTACCTTTAACAGAAACTTTGAGGGACGTTCCGGTACCAAGGATGCACAGGTTT
This genomic interval carries:
- a CDS encoding aminotransferase class I/II-fold pyridoxal phosphate-dependent enzyme; translated protein: MTVTQAYKQHGAHGGEVFRIARETGSAPDNITDFSSNANSLCHDITEEILFSNMHGSYSDYNHYPDTWASELTAAIAEHESVSTQEIVVGHGSTETIFLTFQQLKPKKVLLVGPMFSEYARACSIFADNYDVLTCSSNTGFIPTPAEFAKSDKYDLVVLCSPNNPATITYPNMQEIIQAIHSPCILIDSTYREFLYGEPEYNATHTAQYRKWCNHGTRIITMHSFTKFFYCTGVRLGYAISDTDTVTELKQGKMPWTVTASAQKAGINFLQHIEQYRARLPQMRIYRAMFTEKIRTTDVFNPSCIFSGVNFLFCQLKNPEHGATLYEFLLARSILIRLCDNIPGTEKGFIRMQVKSPEEWKTLISALQDWKTYLNTSCC
- a CDS encoding sigma-54-dependent transcriptional regulator — its product is MSSRRILFLAPATSITRIFPQLKDAGFEVGLAENYKGALAFIAKSRPDVIFSRPSLSGYSVEELLTAAEADADFPSIVVFSDKGNASEAEKFLQMGAHDYWLEPLLFEKICAVVPEEGKKPKAVPPTSTLGGHKAVIPATEKGPKIIGSNRAMQRVLALARQVAPSKATVLISGESGTGKEMFSRYLHAHSDRADNPFVAVNCAALPEHLLESELFGHEKGSFTGAISRKLGKFELAHTGTILLDEISEMDLALQAKLLRVLQEGELDRVGGTETIKVNVRVLATTNRNLEEWVKEGQFRQDLYFRLNVIPLKLPALAERGDDVIELAHFFIDMYTKEYALPPAQVSEEAISWLSTYNWPGNVRELQNLMERAVLLAGGNVIEPCHFLLDPDNWPLFEEDEAEEGIDTSSDSDACSGDCSNFSGSVIPIHEMERILILKGLEQTSGNRTQAADLLGISVRTLRNKLNEYRSQGMDIP
- a CDS encoding aconitate hydratase; the protein is MPQNVTQKIISGHLVSGIMSAGSEIELRIDQTLTQDATGTMACLQFEALGVDRVKTDLSVSYVDHNTLQMGFRNPDDHRYLKTVAEKYGIVFSPAGTGICHQLHLENFGKPGATLVGSDSHTPTAGGLGSLAMGAGGLSVALAMAGEPYTISMPQVVRVYLEGELTGWASAKDVILHLLGMLTVKGGVGKVFEFAGPGVASLSVPERAVITNMGAELGATTSLFPSDENTREFLTRMGRPQDWTELVADEGAEYDEEIRITLNDLEPLAAKPHMPDQVVTVASLAGTKVNQVAIGSCTNSSYADLASVANLFAGKHVKFETDTLVSPGSKQVLKMLASEGLLENIIDSGARLLECSCGPCIGMGGSPVSEGVSVRTFNRNFEGRSGTKDAQVYLVSPLTAAMAALHGEFTDPASWGDAPQIPELPQTIPSIRNQFIFPPEDGSKVEVLRGPNIVPLEQFAAVDADIDANVLIVAGDNITTDHIMPAGAVITALRSNVPAISEHVFERMDASFASRAKNTANGVIVAGENYGQGSSREHAALAPRHLGVRAVVAKSFARIHRANLVNFGILPLILVDKEAYAEFMQEQKITVPALAIAAGEPVELILSSGKRVTVINDLTQKELDIIRAGGLLNYVRFSKSRKA